GATAGGCGATCCCCGTTAATAAGAGGTGTATTATAAATCACTCCTCTTGTAGCTTCGTAGGACTCTCCCAGAGGCTTATTTTGTCCTTGAACATACGTGGTGTACATAGCGCCACTAAAACACACTATCATACAATATAGGAAGGTTTTACGCGAAGTACGATACAAACAAAAGAAAACATATAGACCGAGACAACAAGTCAGCAATACAACTGAAGAGGAGAAGGCGATTGCAATCCCTATTATAAATGAGATTGCAACGTAGCCCCATTGTCCTTGCAACTCATACTCACTCCTTATAGCATCATTTTTGCTTTCGTGAATACATGCTGTAATTCTTCCATTGATAAGTTCTCTTTTTCTAAAGATGCAAATAGTTCTTTCAACTCCATATGACGCTTTTGATCCTCTAATGCTGCAATATCATATTCTAACGGAACGTGTTTTACCGTTACATTCGCTTTTTCAAATAACTCTACGGCATACGGATGATTTTTATAATCCTGTGCATAATAAACCGCTGTAATACCACTTTGTATAATCGCCTTACAACATTGTAAACACGGAAAATGCGTAACATAAATTTCCGCTTCCTCCGTTTTCACGCCAAATTTTGCACATTGTAACAAAGCATTCATTTCTGCGTGAATTGTACGAACACAATGATTATCAATAACGTAGCATCCATCATCTATACAATGTACGCCACCTTTAATTGAACCATTATATCCACCAGCAATAATTCGTTTATCACGAACGATTGTTGCTCCTACTGCAAGCCTTGTACATGTACTACGTAAAGATAGCAAATGGCTTTGCGTCATAAAATATTGATCCCATGAAATTCGTTCCATATTCTTCACCTACTTTTTGTCTACTTGTAGTGTAGCGAATGAAGAAAAACTTCGTCAATCTTTTAC
This genomic window from Bacillus anthracis str. Vollum contains:
- a CDS encoding ComE operon protein 2, producing MERISWDQYFMTQSHLLSLRSTCTRLAVGATIVRDKRIIAGGYNGSIKGGVHCIDDGCYVIDNHCVRTIHAEMNALLQCAKFGVKTEEAEIYVTHFPCLQCCKAIIQSGITAVYYAQDYKNHPYAVELFEKANVTVKHVPLEYDIAALEDQKRHMELKELFASLEKENLSMEELQHVFTKAKMML